One window from the genome of Bacillus tianshenii encodes:
- a CDS encoding hydrolase has product MEKKTYYVAVGAREISQIRDYGLNQFEIQATEDEIFRLREVFDEAYSADWLSFWRSHVPYVQYHHDKENDMYDDDMKQVFQMIYEFGTPETKQQIESIGVLKA; this is encoded by the coding sequence ATGGAAAAGAAAACATATTACGTGGCAGTTGGAGCGCGTGAGATCTCTCAAATAAGAGATTATGGATTAAATCAGTTTGAAATTCAGGCGACAGAGGATGAGATTTTTAGGCTACGTGAAGTCTTTGATGAAGCTTATTCTGCTGATTGGCTTTCCTTTTGGCGCTCCCATGTTCCTTATGTTCAGTATCACCATGATAAAGAAAACGATATGTATGATGATGATATGAAGCAAGTGTTTCAAATGATCTATGAATTTGGCACGCCTGAAACAAAACAACAAATCGAAAGCATTGGTGTGTTAAAAGCTTGA
- a CDS encoding methyltransferase domain-containing protein: MAGHRFNPAKADKLISKERLEALPPEKVLSALDITKGEVVADLGAGNGFFTLPIAEQTGKTVYAVDIEPKMLELLQERAKEAAISNITYIESDLENTQITADSTDKVLIGFVMHEVPNRQNVLQEVERILTSNGVALLLEWEAVESEMGPPLHERLASNEFKAEVEAYGYRAEVVHFNDAMYGLKVTF, translated from the coding sequence TTGGCAGGACATCGATTTAATCCCGCAAAAGCAGATAAGTTAATCTCAAAGGAACGTCTTGAGGCGCTCCCGCCAGAGAAAGTGTTAAGTGCACTAGACATAACAAAAGGTGAAGTGGTGGCAGACTTAGGGGCTGGAAATGGTTTCTTCACACTGCCAATTGCTGAACAAACAGGCAAAACTGTATATGCAGTTGACATTGAACCGAAAATGCTTGAACTTCTTCAAGAGCGGGCAAAGGAAGCAGCTATTTCTAACATAACGTACATTGAAAGTGACTTAGAAAACACCCAAATTACTGCTGACTCAACTGATAAAGTATTAATTGGGTTTGTTATGCACGAAGTACCGAATAGACAAAACGTATTGCAGGAAGTCGAACGAATCTTAACAAGTAATGGCGTCGCATTATTGCTTGAATGGGAAGCAGTAGAATCTGAAATGGGACCTCCACTTCACGAGCGGCTAGCTTCTAATGAGTTTAAGGCCGAAGTCGAAGCATACGGCTATCGTGCAGAGGTTGTTCACTTCAACGATGCAATGTATGGGTTAAAGGTGACTTTCTAA
- a CDS encoding sulfite exporter TauE/SafE family protein, producing MDMMYWVVIFLIGFVGSFISGMVGIGGSIIKYPMLLYIPPLLGFAAFTSHEVSGISAVQVLFATIGGVWAYRKGGFLNKDLILYMGVSVLIGSFIGAYGSGMLSEDGIDLVYGILAALAAIMMFIPRKGYDDIDPKDVTFNRWLAAGLAFVVGIGAGIVGAAGAFLLVPVMLVVLKIPTRVTIASSLAITFISSIGSTVGKFTTGQVLLLPAAVMIVASLLASPLGANFGKKVNTKFLQIFLALLISATAIKIWIDVLFG from the coding sequence ATGGATATGATGTATTGGGTTGTTATCTTTTTAATTGGATTTGTAGGTTCATTTATTTCTGGAATGGTTGGTATTGGCGGTTCGATTATTAAATATCCGATGTTACTTTACATCCCGCCTTTATTAGGTTTTGCGGCTTTTACCTCACATGAAGTATCAGGTATTAGCGCAGTGCAAGTGTTATTTGCAACCATTGGCGGTGTTTGGGCATATCGTAAAGGAGGATTTTTAAATAAAGATTTAATCCTCTATATGGGTGTCAGTGTCTTAATTGGTAGTTTTATCGGTGCTTACGGTTCAGGTATGCTGTCTGAAGATGGAATTGATCTTGTATATGGTATTCTAGCAGCATTAGCAGCAATTATGATGTTTATCCCTAGAAAAGGGTATGATGATATTGACCCGAAAGATGTAACGTTTAATCGCTGGCTAGCAGCAGGGCTTGCCTTTGTTGTCGGTATTGGGGCAGGTATTGTTGGTGCAGCGGGCGCATTCTTACTTGTACCAGTAATGCTTGTAGTCTTGAAAATACCTACTAGGGTAACAATTGCGAGCTCATTAGCCATCACATTTATTTCCTCAATCGGTTCGACAGTTGGAAAATTCACGACAGGTCAAGTATTGCTTCTTCCTGCTGCAGTTATGATTGTAGCCTCTCTGCTTGCCTCACCATTAGGCGCAAATTTCGGTAAAAAAGTAAACACGAAATTCTTGCAAATCTTTTTGGCTTTATTAATTTCCGCTACTGCGATTAAAATATGGATTGACGTACTATTTGGTTAA
- a CDS encoding DsrE/DsrF/DrsH-like family protein, whose protein sequence is MANKTAIIAANGGLFDAYKVFNIATAAASTDGEVAIFFTFEGLNLIHKEGHKQLAVPEGKEQFIEGFKNANVPSIPELVEMASEMGVRLIACQMTMDVMGLEKEDFVDGIEVGGAMTFLDYAQDANVTLTF, encoded by the coding sequence ATGGCTAATAAAACAGCGATTATTGCAGCAAATGGTGGACTTTTCGATGCGTATAAGGTGTTTAACATTGCAACAGCAGCGGCTTCAACAGATGGAGAGGTAGCAATTTTCTTCACATTTGAAGGGTTAAATCTTATTCACAAGGAAGGCCACAAACAACTAGCAGTACCTGAAGGAAAAGAACAATTCATCGAAGGATTTAAGAATGCAAATGTTCCAAGCATCCCTGAATTAGTAGAAATGGCTTCCGAAATGGGCGTACGACTAATCGCTTGTCAAATGACAATGGATGTAATGGGCCTTGAAAAAGAAGACTTTGTTGATGGTATCGAAGTAGGCGGCGCAATGACGTTCTTAGACTATGCACAAGATGCAAATGTTACACTAACGTTCTAA
- a CDS encoding rhodanese-like domain-containing protein, which translates to MKEISTHEALKAYQQKEPLHFLDVREDEEVAEGKIPGAKHIPLGEISSRLNELDKSKTYVAVCRSGNRSGRASMFLEEHGFNVINMDGGMSQWQGETE; encoded by the coding sequence ATGAAAGAAATATCAACACATGAAGCTTTGAAAGCATATCAACAAAAAGAACCCCTTCATTTTTTAGACGTAAGAGAAGATGAAGAAGTGGCTGAAGGGAAAATTCCAGGCGCAAAGCATATTCCGTTAGGTGAGATATCTTCACGCCTGAATGAATTAGATAAAAGTAAAACATATGTTGCCGTTTGTCGCTCAGGAAACAGAAGTGGTAGAGCTTCTATGTTTCTAGAAGAACATGGTTTTAATGTTATTAACATGGATGGCGGCATGAGTCAGTGGCAAGGAGAAACAGAATAA
- a CDS encoding TRAP transporter substrate-binding protein, producing the protein MRNFVSLSLFIISCVCIAIVVGFGYDSSLTAISVDDEQEGLSEQIVINFSHVVAENTPKGLAAQKFAEIVKEKTDGKVKVEVFPNGMLYSDGEEIDALLRGDVEMIAPAFSKLTELSSEWQVLDLPYLFETHEDVKRAFEGEIGDILLKKLEDHQIKGLALWSNGFKQMTSNEGPLREPEDFRGQRFRIMPSNVLREQFEMLDVQPSSTPFNKVYNNLDTRYLDGQENTISNIYSKRFYQVQNYLTISNHGYLGYGVLTNKKFWDNLPNDVQSDIQEAMDETTAWIFKQSAHLNEQQLLRIRQHSDIQIYELTYDERKKWRAYFEPLYQDFASRIGEDLMNEVETIQHGYEMETRAR; encoded by the coding sequence GTGCGTAATTTTGTTAGTTTGAGCTTATTTATTATTTCTTGTGTTTGTATCGCAATAGTAGTTGGCTTCGGCTATGATTCTTCTCTTACTGCAATTTCAGTAGATGATGAGCAAGAAGGCCTTAGTGAACAAATTGTAATTAATTTCAGTCATGTTGTTGCTGAGAATACGCCAAAAGGGTTAGCAGCACAGAAGTTCGCTGAAATAGTAAAGGAAAAAACAGATGGTAAAGTAAAGGTTGAAGTTTTTCCTAACGGCATGCTGTATTCTGATGGGGAAGAAATTGATGCACTCCTTAGAGGAGATGTGGAAATGATTGCCCCTGCATTTTCCAAGTTGACGGAGTTATCATCAGAATGGCAAGTATTAGATTTACCATACTTATTTGAAACACATGAAGATGTAAAGAGAGCTTTTGAAGGGGAAATTGGAGATATCTTACTGAAGAAGCTAGAAGATCATCAAATAAAGGGGTTGGCATTGTGGAGTAACGGGTTTAAGCAAATGACAAGTAATGAAGGCCCATTGCGAGAACCGGAGGACTTTAGAGGTCAAAGGTTTCGAATTATGCCGAGTAATGTCTTGAGAGAACAATTTGAAATGCTTGATGTGCAGCCAAGCAGCACACCATTTAATAAAGTATATAATAATCTTGATACACGCTACTTAGATGGCCAGGAAAATACAATTTCAAATATTTATTCAAAAAGGTTTTATCAAGTACAGAATTATTTAACAATCAGCAACCACGGTTATTTAGGGTATGGGGTATTAACGAATAAGAAGTTCTGGGATAATCTACCGAATGATGTACAATCAGATATTCAGGAAGCGATGGATGAAACGACTGCATGGATTTTTAAGCAATCTGCACATCTAAATGAACAGCAGCTACTAAGAATTCGTCAGCATTCAGATATTCAAATTTATGAGCTGACATATGACGAACGAAAAAAGTGGAGAGCTTATTTTGAGCCGTTATATCAAGATTTTGCTTCAAGGATTGGAGAAGATTTAATGAATGAGGTAGAAACCATTCAACATGGATATGAAATGGAGACGAGGGCTAGATAA
- a CDS encoding sensor histidine kinase, translated as MQRISIKWKILTFIFTIIVFTLIIVGIVLTGNFINMKEQELSQRALITARTVAQLSSVQENVNGTKLERSKINEVVERIRIINNADYIVVLDMNRTRLSHPVETLIGTPSTGEDEDAAFAEHTYTSKAKGEVGTAVRAFVPIMNHEHQQVGVIIAGYILPSIFELMKELRQEIYITATISFLFGGWGAWMLAKVIKREIFQLEPHEIAKLLVERTETFNAMHEGVVAIDKEKRITIFNDRAKEMLSISGNPEGKLIQEVIPDTRLPEILQLEHPIYNKELQVKNKNILSNRVPIKVDNEVAGAVAIFQDQTEVKKMAEELTGVKAFVNALRVQNHEHMNKLHTIAGLIQMGNEGQALDYVFQITEEQQELTRFLSKNIHNDSISGLLLSKVRRGKELGIDVYIDRRSQLKQFPPSLDHHDFVLILGNLIENAFDSFKSFDVEQREIYISIEQDDEILSILVEDNGCGMTDSDAAYIFDQGFSTKSSENQGIGLFLVQQIVQKGKGDIQVNSQKNFGTSFIITFLMDGSDGRGGEASM; from the coding sequence ATGCAGCGAATATCAATTAAATGGAAGATATTAACTTTTATTTTCACAATTATTGTTTTCACCTTAATTATTGTTGGGATTGTTCTCACAGGAAACTTTATCAACATGAAGGAACAGGAGTTAAGTCAACGAGCATTAATAACTGCACGCACGGTTGCACAGCTTTCTAGCGTGCAGGAAAATGTCAACGGTACAAAATTAGAGCGAAGCAAAATAAATGAAGTTGTCGAACGAATTCGCATCATTAACAATGCAGATTATATTGTTGTCTTAGATATGAACCGGACACGCCTCTCACACCCAGTTGAAACACTTATTGGAACCCCTTCTACTGGGGAGGACGAAGATGCTGCATTTGCTGAACATACCTATACATCAAAAGCAAAAGGTGAAGTCGGCACTGCAGTTAGAGCTTTTGTGCCAATTATGAATCATGAACATCAACAAGTTGGCGTTATTATTGCAGGTTATATACTACCAAGCATCTTTGAATTAATGAAGGAGCTCCGACAAGAAATTTATATCACTGCTACAATCTCTTTCCTTTTCGGTGGCTGGGGTGCATGGATGTTGGCAAAAGTGATAAAAAGAGAAATTTTTCAACTTGAACCTCATGAAATTGCAAAGCTGCTTGTTGAGCGTACAGAAACATTCAATGCGATGCATGAAGGGGTTGTCGCGATTGATAAAGAAAAGAGAATTACTATCTTCAATGACCGAGCCAAGGAAATGTTAAGCATTAGTGGGAACCCTGAAGGCAAACTGATTCAAGAAGTAATCCCTGATACACGCTTACCTGAAATCTTGCAACTAGAACATCCTATCTACAATAAAGAACTTCAAGTTAAAAATAAAAACATTCTAAGTAATCGTGTGCCAATTAAAGTAGACAATGAAGTTGCAGGGGCTGTCGCTATATTCCAAGACCAAACAGAAGTCAAAAAGATGGCAGAGGAGCTAACAGGTGTTAAAGCATTCGTAAATGCATTGCGCGTTCAAAATCATGAACATATGAACAAACTGCATACCATTGCTGGTTTAATTCAAATGGGGAATGAAGGACAGGCTTTGGATTACGTCTTTCAAATTACAGAAGAACAACAGGAGTTGACCCGCTTCTTAAGTAAAAATATTCATAATGACAGCATTTCAGGTCTTCTTTTAAGTAAAGTACGACGCGGAAAAGAGCTTGGAATTGACGTCTATATTGACCGCAGAAGCCAATTAAAACAGTTTCCTCCTTCTCTTGACCATCATGATTTTGTTTTAATCTTAGGTAATCTAATTGAAAATGCATTTGATTCATTTAAATCATTCGATGTAGAACAACGTGAAATCTATATTAGCATTGAACAAGATGATGAAATTCTTTCAATTCTCGTAGAAGATAACGGGTGTGGAATGACCGACAGTGATGCTGCCTATATTTTTGACCAAGGGTTTTCGACAAAATCATCAGAAAACCAAGGTATTGGACTATTTTTAGTGCAACAAATTGTTCAAAAAGGAAAAGGCGATATTCAAGTAAACTCACAAAAGAACTTCGGAACAAGCTTTATTATTACGTTTTTAATGGATGGGAGTGATGGAAGAGGTGGCGAAGCAAGTATGTAA
- a CDS encoding response regulator, producing the protein MEDDPMVQEVNKQFIERVEGFKVVGIASNGVEGVKMVHALKPDLAVIDIFMPDQDGLETISYLRNEEHPIDVIAVTAANDMETVRRVLQHGAVDYIMKPFKFERIKQALENYNQYRRTLHTNTKISQAELDSLLHNKTYENRETLPKGLNAVTLNKIVLYLSNIDYAVSAEEVAEGVGLARVTARRYLEYLEKVGKVQITIQYGGVGRPVNRYMINQ; encoded by the coding sequence ATGGAAGACGACCCAATGGTACAAGAAGTAAATAAGCAGTTCATTGAGCGCGTCGAAGGCTTTAAAGTAGTTGGTATTGCCTCAAATGGCGTAGAAGGTGTAAAGATGGTACATGCTTTAAAGCCTGATTTAGCGGTTATCGATATTTTTATGCCTGACCAGGATGGTCTTGAAACAATCTCTTATCTTCGTAACGAAGAACATCCAATTGACGTCATTGCTGTAACGGCTGCAAATGACATGGAAACCGTAAGACGTGTGCTTCAACATGGGGCTGTCGATTATATTATGAAACCATTTAAATTTGAACGAATCAAGCAAGCACTCGAAAATTATAATCAATACCGCCGAACACTCCATACAAACACAAAAATCTCACAAGCTGAGCTAGATAGCCTTTTGCATAACAAAACGTATGAAAATCGAGAGACATTACCAAAAGGGTTAAATGCTGTCACCTTGAATAAAATTGTTCTCTATCTGTCTAATATAGACTATGCTGTTTCAGCTGAAGAAGTAGCAGAAGGGGTCGGTTTAGCCCGTGTCACGGCTCGAAGATATTTAGAATATCTCGAAAAAGTAGGAAAGGTCCAAATTACAATCCAATACGGCGGTGTCGGCAGACCTGTAAATCGCTATATGATTAACCAATAA
- a CDS encoding TRAP transporter substrate-binding protein produces MFKKWAMLTMAFVLALGVLAGCGARNQESSSAPAEGEGGEGQASDEKIVVKFSHVVAENTPKGQAANMFEELAEEYTGGKVDVQVFPNSQLYNDDDVLAAVQQNNVQLAAPATSKVSKLFPEWTIFDFPFAFPNVEAVQAAMESEEIGGKLFGMLKEQNLYGLAMWDNGFKQMTLDEKPLIKPEDFEGQKFRVMSSKVLEAQFEAVNANPTPMPFSEVYSALEQGVIDGQENTLSNIYSKKFHEVQKYMTISNHGYLGYAVITNAEFWEGLPEDVREGLEQALNETTTWVRENGQRLNDEELEKIKADGTLEEIHELTDEEKQVWMEAMDPVYKQFEEEVGKDLIDAVKALRN; encoded by the coding sequence ATGTTTAAGAAGTGGGCGATGTTAACCATGGCTTTCGTATTAGCATTAGGCGTACTTGCTGGCTGTGGAGCTCGTAATCAAGAAAGTTCGAGTGCACCTGCAGAAGGTGAAGGTGGAGAAGGTCAAGCATCTGATGAGAAAATCGTTGTGAAGTTTTCGCACGTTGTAGCTGAAAATACGCCAAAAGGTCAAGCAGCGAACATGTTTGAAGAATTAGCTGAGGAATATACAGGTGGAAAAGTTGATGTGCAAGTATTCCCTAACTCCCAGCTATACAATGATGACGATGTATTAGCAGCTGTTCAACAAAACAATGTTCAATTAGCAGCTCCGGCAACATCTAAAGTGTCAAAGCTTTTCCCAGAGTGGACGATCTTTGACTTTCCATTCGCATTTCCTAATGTAGAAGCCGTTCAAGCAGCAATGGAAAGCGAAGAAATTGGTGGAAAACTATTTGGCATGTTAAAAGAGCAAAACCTATATGGTCTTGCAATGTGGGATAACGGTTTTAAACAAATGACACTTGATGAAAAGCCACTTATTAAGCCTGAAGATTTTGAAGGGCAAAAGTTCCGCGTTATGTCTAGTAAAGTTCTTGAAGCTCAATTTGAGGCAGTAAATGCAAATCCTACACCAATGCCTTTCAGTGAAGTATACAGCGCACTTGAGCAAGGTGTTATCGATGGACAGGAAAATACACTTTCAAACATTTACTCTAAGAAATTCCATGAAGTACAAAAATATATGACAATCAGTAACCACGGTTACCTTGGCTATGCAGTAATTACAAATGCTGAATTCTGGGAAGGACTTCCAGAAGACGTACGTGAAGGTCTTGAGCAAGCACTAAATGAAACAACTACTTGGGTACGTGAAAATGGACAGCGTTTGAATGATGAAGAATTAGAAAAAATCAAAGCTGATGGCACACTTGAAGAAATTCATGAACTAACTGATGAAGAGAAACAAGTTTGGATGGAAGCAATGGACCCAGTTTATAAGCAATTTGAAGAAGAAGTTGGGAAAGACTTAATCGATGCTGTTAAGGCATTACGTAATTAA
- a CDS encoding TRAP transporter small permease: MKVLNTLLNRLEEIAVGLALVVGVTLTFIEVVLRYGFGGSLGFTHELVVYLLIFTGLIGASIGVREKVHLGVDLVVQQFPYSIQKGITILTLSVCTLFCFLIALLGYQHILIIMEFGQVTPEMEVPLYVPKAIVPLAFGLMSIRFIQEIVKVIKTPAELVLHQEGGVK; encoded by the coding sequence GTGAAAGTCCTTAATACACTGTTAAACCGCTTAGAAGAAATTGCAGTCGGACTTGCCCTTGTCGTTGGCGTTACGCTTACATTTATTGAAGTTGTTTTACGCTACGGTTTTGGAGGCTCACTTGGCTTTACACATGAACTTGTCGTTTATTTATTAATTTTTACTGGCTTAATTGGTGCTTCGATTGGGGTACGTGAAAAGGTTCACTTAGGTGTAGATTTAGTCGTTCAACAATTTCCTTACTCCATTCAAAAAGGTATTACAATATTAACACTTTCCGTCTGTACGTTGTTTTGCTTCTTAATTGCATTGTTAGGTTATCAGCACATCCTAATTATTATGGAATTTGGACAAGTAACACCAGAAATGGAAGTACCTCTTTACGTTCCTAAAGCAATCGTTCCACTTGCATTCGGATTAATGTCAATTCGTTTTATTCAAGAAATTGTGAAAGTAATCAAAACACCTGCAGAGCTTGTCCTACATCAAGAAGGAGGGGTGAAATAA
- a CDS encoding TRAP transporter large permease subunit yields the protein MQAAKLESNTPEINKPGSPLKRLFSALCVLLSLGGTVYAMQTGNMGLALFTILFLFLLLGLPIAISLGLASLVTIYYFTTDPLPDLAGKVFSGLNSFPLMAIPFFVLAGNIFTTGGVAKRLINLTNAWVGHIPGGLSIAGVVSCALFAAISGSSPATVVAIGGIMIPAMVKNNYDKSYAVGSISTAGSLGILIPPSIPMIVYAVTVEQSVGKLFLAGIVPGILLMSLLAFVSFYRAKKFNFARAEKATFGERMKALRQAVWSLSLPIIVIGGIYSGIFTPTESAAVACIFGLIVGLFLHRDLKLKDIPGILVDSSKTTAMLFFIITMAMVFAHILTLERIPHSIAELITDWNVGPIVFLLIVNVLLFFAGQFMEPTAIITILAPILFPVAMALGIDPIHFGIIMVVNMEVGMITPPVGLNLYVASGITDMPLIDVTKAAVPWLIAVVVGLILVTYIPAISLWLPNLLYGL from the coding sequence ATGCAAGCTGCTAAACTTGAGTCAAACACACCGGAAATTAATAAGCCAGGTTCACCACTGAAGCGTCTTTTCTCAGCCTTATGTGTTTTGCTTTCTTTAGGCGGGACAGTCTATGCAATGCAAACAGGAAACATGGGGCTTGCACTTTTCACCATATTATTCCTGTTCTTACTGCTCGGTTTACCAATTGCAATCTCATTGGGTCTTGCATCACTCGTAACAATTTATTATTTTACAACTGACCCATTACCTGACTTAGCAGGTAAAGTTTTTTCAGGCTTAAACAGCTTTCCACTAATGGCAATTCCATTCTTCGTCCTTGCTGGTAATATCTTTACCACAGGGGGAGTTGCAAAACGATTAATTAACCTTACGAATGCTTGGGTTGGCCATATACCTGGAGGATTATCGATTGCGGGCGTTGTTTCCTGTGCCCTATTCGCTGCCATTTCTGGCTCTTCACCAGCAACAGTTGTTGCTATCGGGGGCATCATGATTCCAGCGATGGTTAAGAACAATTATGATAAAAGCTATGCAGTCGGTTCGATCTCAACTGCCGGTTCACTCGGCATCCTTATACCGCCAAGTATTCCGATGATCGTATATGCAGTTACAGTTGAGCAATCTGTGGGAAAATTGTTTTTAGCAGGTATTGTGCCTGGTATTCTTCTAATGTCACTACTTGCTTTTGTTAGTTTCTATCGTGCGAAAAAATTCAACTTTGCCCGTGCAGAAAAAGCCACATTTGGCGAAAGAATGAAAGCACTACGACAGGCAGTCTGGAGCTTATCCTTGCCAATTATCGTAATCGGTGGAATTTACAGCGGGATATTTACACCAACTGAATCAGCTGCTGTGGCATGTATTTTCGGTCTTATTGTCGGCTTGTTTCTTCATAGAGATTTAAAGCTTAAGGATATCCCTGGAATTCTTGTTGATTCGAGCAAAACAACTGCAATGCTATTTTTCATCATTACGATGGCAATGGTATTTGCTCACATCTTAACTCTTGAACGTATTCCACATTCAATCGCTGAGTTAATTACAGATTGGAATGTTGGTCCGATTGTCTTCTTATTAATCGTAAACGTATTGTTATTCTTTGCAGGACAATTTATGGAGCCAACTGCGATTATTACGATTTTAGCTCCAATTCTTTTCCCAGTTGCAATGGCACTCGGAATTGATCCAATTCACTTCGGTATTATCATGGTAGTGAATATGGAAGTCGGTATGATTACACCGCCTGTAGGCTTAAACCTCTATGTTGCCAGCGGGATAACGGACATGCCTCTTATTGACGTAACAAAAGCTGCAGTTCCTTGGCTTATTGCCGTCGTTGTCGGTCTTATCCTTGTCACATATATACCGGCAATCAGCTTGTGGCTTCCAAACTTATTATACGGACTATAA